TCCAGTGCATCCTGATCAGCCTCTACCACGGCGTGGTACAGGGGTGACGGGGGCAAGGAGGGAAGATGCAATGTATAGCTCTCCTGCCCTTCAACCGTAAATGGAAAAACACCAATCTGTTGCCCGGCCGCATCAAACAGCATCACTTTTCCCTCTATGGTTTGGTGTCCGTGATGATCAATGCGGATTAAACCTTCTATCTTCCCTTCCCGCTCCTGCGTGACGAAGGTGCCCAAAGCCACATTTTCACTCTCTTTTCCAACTGGGATATGCTGAAACCGGTTGGGGTCAAAGGTGAACATATGGCGGTCGTTCATCAAACTATTGTTTCCCAAGCTGTTGCTTCCGTCCCCAATCCAGATCAGCGCAGTGTCCGGCTCTTGCTCTGCCATCGCTTTGGCCAGGCTAAAGGCAGCGCTGTAGTTACTTGTGCCAGGACGGGGCTTTAATTCCTTCAATTTCTGCAAAATTTCGTCAGGATCCTCGGCGCGGGAAAGGTGAACCACTGGCTCCCTCCCTGCTTCGATCAAGGTAAGTGTGTGTGCGGCACTTACGCCTTCAGCCAGCCCTTGCACGGCCTCCGTAGCCTTCTCAAAACGCGTGGTCTCTCCCTCCCTGGTCAACATACTGCCTGAAGAATCAAGGACGACGATGGTATGGGGAGCCAAGACCTCTCCCTTGGGAATAGCAGGTTTTAATAGGGCTAAAATTAACAGCATAGCTACAAACAGTTGCAAAAAAAGCAATATATTTTGCTTTAGCTTTTGCCAGGGGCGGCTGGCCTGCTGATGCTGTAAGACGCGTTCCCACAATAAGGTGCTGGATACTTCCACATTCTCGTATTTCCGCTTCAGCAAATACAGGAGGAGAATGATCGGGATCAATGCCACTGCCCACAAGTGTTGAAGTCCAAGCCACTGCATAGGTTCCCCTCCTTTCAGCCTAACATCCCTGCTGATTTGAACACGCGGTAAATGGTATGTTCGAGGGAATGTTCCGTGTGAACATCCACATATAACATGTCGCGTTTGAAAGCAAAGGCAGCGATCTCCTGTTGAAACAGACTGACTGCCTCTTTATACCGGCCTAGGACCCGCGGGTTTAAGCTGATTTCCTTTCCCTCTCCCGTTTCACTGTCGATCAGCCGCCAATCCCCCTCAAGGCCGGGGTTCCGCTCGTGTTGTGAGAGCAGGTGAACAAGAATCACTTCTTGACGGGCTGCTTGGATAAAGCGGATACCCTCTTCATAACCGTTCGGAAATAAAAAATCTGAGAAAATAATGGCAAGGCCTGGCTGGCCATGAACCGCCCGGCCATCAGCAAGGGCTGTGTTCAAATTCCCTTCCTGTGCCGGATTTAAGGACTGCAAAAACTGAAACAACTCCCTGACCTGTCCTTTACCTGTCAGGTTGCGCTGTTTGGCTTTAATTTGCTGATCAAAAGCATAGACGGACACGCGGTCAAAATGGTGGAGAGACAAATAGCCAATCGCAGCACATAATTCCACTGCACGCTGAAACTTGTGCGGGCGGCCAAAGGCCATGGACCGGCTGCTGTCAATATACAATGAAATGTGCAGCTCTTGCTCATCCAGGTATGTTTTTAAGAACAGCTTGCCCAGCCGGCCGTAAGCATGCCAGTCCAGACGGCGAATATCATCACCAGGCGTATAAGAACGGTAATCGGCAAACTCGACTGACTGGCCTAACAAGCGGGAACGTCTTTTTCCAGCCCACCTGCCGCTCACCATTTTCCTGCTCAGCACCTTCATCTGCTCCAAGCGTCGCAAAAAGTCTGGATCAAGAACAGGCGCTTCATTCATTCTGTTTTCACCGCTTCAATGATGTCGGTGATGAGCTGGTCCGTACGCACCCCATTGGCTTCCCCCTCAAAATTAAGCAACAGGCGGTGACGCAGGGCAGGCCAGGCGACTGTCCGAATGTCGGCGTAGGCAACATGCAGACGCCCGTCACAAAAAGCGCGAACTTTGCCCAGTTTAATCAGGGCTTGCAACCCCCTTGGTCCGGCCCCAGCCCGCACATACTGCTGTACGGATGGGACCGGGGTTAAGTCAGGGTGGGTGGCTATGACCATTTTGACGGCATAATCAAGTACTTCATCGGCCACAAGGATGTCGTTCACCGCCCGTTGAATCTCTAGAATCGTGTCTCCGCTGGTGATCCGGGAGACTTCCGGATTTCTGCCCATCGTTGTTCGCCTGATAATCTCCTTCAGCTCCTCTGCAGCCGGAAAAGGGACATCAATTTTGAGCAAGAAACGGTCCAGTTGAGCTTCTGGCAAAGGATACGTGCCTTCCTGTTCCAGAGGATTTTGAGTGGCCAACACAAAAAAAGGCTCAGGCAGGTTCCTTGTTTGCCCGGCGATGGAAACGGTACGCTCTTGCATCGCTTCCAAAAGGGCACTCTGGGTCTTGGGTGTGGCTCGGTTGATTTCATCGGCCAAGACAATGTGAGCGAAGACAGGTCCCGGTTGAAACTTGAAGTACTGCTGCCCCTCCTTATTCACTTGAATGATGTTCGTGCCCACAATATCGGCAGGCATCAGATCGGGGGTAAATTGAATGCGTTTAAAAGAGATATCAAATGTTTGAGACAACGTGCGGACCAGAAGCGTCTTTCCCAGGCCAGGCACCCCCTCAAACAAGGCATGCCCCCCGCTGAACACCGCCCACAATAAGTGTTCAATCACGTCCTTTTGACCAACAATTACTTTTCCGATTTCCTGACGAACCTGGTCAATGATGGATCTGTACTCTCCAAAATAAGCCGTCGTTGTTTCCGCTTGCATATTTAACGCCTTCCTTTGATTTTTGTAATTTTATTGTCTCTTTTTGAATTTGTTCGTTTGTTCACGGTTCGATTTGGCTGAAATACCGTTTAACCACGTCCTCATAAGCAGGGGGGATATGTCCGGACTGAAGCTGTTCCCGGACATAGTGCTCATACTGCTGATAAACCTCCCGGTAAGGGGTCACCGTTCCAGATGCCCCATAACTTTGCCGGGTCAACCGTTCTCCGTTTTCACCCTCTCCCGTTGGCCCGCCAATGGTGGCTTGGTGGTCACCCTGTCCGGCGATACGTTCACTGGGCACAGAAACAAGTTGCCTCGACCCAGCACCCAGACCGGCACCGCTTCCCCCTGGTCCTGATCCGCTGCCCCCCGTTCCTCCTCCGCCTGCTCCCCCTCCGGACCCTTGAGTGCCGGATCCCTGAGCGGTCCCTTCTCCGGTCGAACCAGACTGCCCCTCACCTTGGCTATTGCCTTGGCCTTGCTGTTCGGCATGCCCGCTGCCTGCTGACCCGGAGCCAGGCTGTCCGGAAGTTGAAGAAGGGGGTGAAGCGGAACTTCCCCCTTGTTGGCTTGCCGGCTGGGAGGGGTTGGCAGCCCATGTGCCGGAGGAAGTCACCTCTCCGGCCAAGAGCTGCTGTGCCTGGGCCAGCACCGTTTGAGCCTCACTCAACTGGCTGGCAAGTTGAGCCGCTTGAGCCGCAAACTGACCAGAGTGGCTAAGCTGTTGCTGAAGCAGGTCGGTGACGGCGTTCTGATTGGCTTGTTGCCCTTCTGCTGCCAAAGCTTCCAACCTGTTTTGTAATGCTTTGAGTTCTTCTGCTAAGAGCTCCAGCTGCTCAGCTGATAATGCCCCTTGAAGCACATCCATGTCGACGGGCTGAGCGTTGGCCGCTGCTTGTTGCACAGCTTGATACATGTGTTGCAGGGCGTCCTGTCTCAGTCTCTCCCTGTCGGCTAGAGCAGCCAGCTCTGTGCTTGCTTGCTCTATATTGTTTATGTTTTCAGAGAGAGATTGCCTTTCCTGCAACTGCTGCTGAAGATCTTCTAATTTTTGGATCAGGTCCTCCTGCTGTTCCGCTGTCAATTGTCCGCTCTGCTTGATGTCTTGCTTGGCCTCTTCTAATTTCTGTGTGGCCTCGTCAGTGGCCTCTTGGGTGATTTGTCGTTCGTAGAGCACATCATCCATGGGATTGGGTAAAACCATGAGCAGCATCAAAGTGGCCAGTAAACTGCCAGACACAATCAACCGTGTGCCGGCCACCTTCAAGACAGGCATCTGTTTCAGTATGGCCGGCAGATGATGACGCAGTTGTTCAATGGCATCTTTCTTTTGTTGCCGGGCAATAGGGGACGGATCAGCACCATATTGCCAAGCGGTCATCACGCTCTCGTTTAAGCCCCGTTGATCTGCTTCCCTGGCCGCCTGACGATAAGTGGGACGCTGTGTCCAGGTAGCCATAAAGACGGCTGCTGCAGACAGCAGCACCACCAGCCACAGGAACAGCTTGGCCTGGGTAAGGGGAATCACACGGGAAAGCACAAGGATCCCACACCCCAAACCAAGCGCCACAGGGATCACCCGCCAGCTGATGTTCCAGATCAAACGGTAAATCAACCGCTTCCGAATCGGGGACAATAAGCGGTAAAGTTCATCTTCCCGGCGTGTAAACACGTTCTCACCTCTTTAACCTGAGCGATGGGCGTACCGGTTTAATGAAGTAGATGGCCAGCAATAAACAGATCAGGCACATTCCGCCCAGCACCATCAGATACAGGACATACGGATCCACAGGCAAGGCAAATTGGGGGCCTGCACCACCGAAAGACCCTGGAGGACCCATCCTGTCACTAAGCGGTCCAATGTCAAAAACATATAACATGAGGAATAACGGATTAATACTCTGAAAAAATTCAGCCCAAAACACATTTTGGGGTGGATAACCCTGCGCGGAACGATAAGCCAGTTCCTGTATGACAACTGAAGCAATAAACGTGCCGGCCAGGTAAACAAAAATAAAACCATAGGTAAAAACAGTGGCGACACCTGTCCGTTTAAACATGGTGGAGAACAGAATGCCAATGCTGCCCACAGCAAACATGGTGATTAAATACAACAAGAAGACTTTAACTAATTGCTGGGGAGAAATGCCTCCGTATAAAAAGACAATGCTGTAGAGCGGAATTGAGGACAACACCAGAAACATCATAAAACTGAGGGAGGACAGCCATTTTCCCAAGATAATTTTCGATGCCGATGAATTGGTGGTAAGCAGGATATCTAACGTTTGCCGCTCCCTTTCGCCACTGATCACCCCTGCTGTCAGCCCTGGCGTCACAAAACCGATTAAGGCAAATTGCAGCATGGTGAGCATCATGAACAATTCCCGTGA
This window of the Caldalkalibacillus uzonensis genome carries:
- a CDS encoding DUF58 domain-containing protein, whose product is MNEAPVLDPDFLRRLEQMKVLSRKMVSGRWAGKRRSRLLGQSVEFADYRSYTPGDDIRRLDWHAYGRLGKLFLKTYLDEQELHISLYIDSSRSMAFGRPHKFQRAVELCAAIGYLSLHHFDRVSVYAFDQQIKAKQRNLTGKGQVRELFQFLQSLNPAQEGNLNTALADGRAVHGQPGLAIIFSDFLFPNGYEEGIRFIQAARQEVILVHLLSQHERNPGLEGDWRLIDSETGEGKEISLNPRVLGRYKEAVSLFQQEIAAFAFKRDMLYVDVHTEHSLEHTIYRVFKSAGMLG
- a CDS encoding AAA family ATPase, with protein sequence MQAETTTAYFGEYRSIIDQVRQEIGKVIVGQKDVIEHLLWAVFSGGHALFEGVPGLGKTLLVRTLSQTFDISFKRIQFTPDLMPADIVGTNIIQVNKEGQQYFKFQPGPVFAHIVLADEINRATPKTQSALLEAMQERTVSIAGQTRNLPEPFFVLATQNPLEQEGTYPLPEAQLDRFLLKIDVPFPAAEELKEIIRRTTMGRNPEVSRITSGDTILEIQRAVNDILVADEVLDYAVKMVIATHPDLTPVPSVQQYVRAGAGPRGLQALIKLGKVRAFCDGRLHVAYADIRTVAWPALRHRLLLNFEGEANGVRTDQLITDIIEAVKTE
- a CDS encoding DUF1542 domain-containing protein → MFTRREDELYRLLSPIRKRLIYRLIWNISWRVIPVALGLGCGILVLSRVIPLTQAKLFLWLVVLLSAAAVFMATWTQRPTYRQAAREADQRGLNESVMTAWQYGADPSPIARQQKKDAIEQLRHHLPAILKQMPVLKVAGTRLIVSGSLLATLMLLMVLPNPMDDVLYERQITQEATDEATQKLEEAKQDIKQSGQLTAEQQEDLIQKLEDLQQQLQERQSLSENINNIEQASTELAALADRERLRQDALQHMYQAVQQAAANAQPVDMDVLQGALSAEQLELLAEELKALQNRLEALAAEGQQANQNAVTDLLQQQLSHSGQFAAQAAQLASQLSEAQTVLAQAQQLLAGEVTSSGTWAANPSQPASQQGGSSASPPSSTSGQPGSGSAGSGHAEQQGQGNSQGEGQSGSTGEGTAQGSGTQGSGGGAGGGGTGGSGSGPGGSGAGLGAGSRQLVSVPSERIAGQGDHQATIGGPTGEGENGERLTRQSYGASGTVTPYREVYQQYEHYVREQLQSGHIPPAYEDVVKRYFSQIEP
- a CDS encoding ABC transporter permease, with product MNVFKRLHNPILVNELRLRMRSGRAPVAITLYLAVLGGIVFTFIYLMTGDQTYFNPRASRELFMMLTMLQFALIGFVTPGLTAGVISGERERQTLDILLTTNSSASKIILGKWLSSLSFMMFLVLSSIPLYSIVFLYGGISPQQLVKVFLLYLITMFAVGSIGILFSTMFKRTGVATVFTYGFIFVYLAGTFIASVVIQELAYRSAQGYPPQNVFWAEFFQSINPLFLMLYVFDIGPLSDRMGPPGSFGGAGPQFALPVDPYVLYLMVLGGMCLICLLLAIYFIKPVRPSLRLKR